One genomic segment of Pseudomonas sp. RU47 includes these proteins:
- a CDS encoding HAD family phosphatase, whose protein sequence is MTHAETLPVAASSLTAVLFGLSGCLVDFGARARLNTVARPEYAEATPGALDSLHSLQRQQIPCAWLDELPPALAQSLSASLPASIKPAQHSATLNPWPAPNACWQALMDLNVGCLGGCVLVSGEPRLLQAGLNAGLWTIGLASCGSLCGLAPGEWQALSQREREQLRGKATMQLFGLGVHSVIDHLGELDTCLADISLRRLKGEKP, encoded by the coding sequence ATGACACACGCCGAAACCTTGCCCGTCGCCGCGTCCAGCCTGACCGCCGTACTGTTTGGACTCAGCGGTTGTCTGGTGGATTTCGGTGCTCGCGCTCGTCTGAATACCGTCGCCCGTCCCGAATATGCCGAGGCCACGCCGGGCGCGCTCGACAGTCTGCACAGTTTGCAGCGCCAGCAGATTCCCTGTGCCTGGCTGGATGAACTGCCCCCTGCCCTCGCCCAATCCTTGTCGGCCTCACTGCCGGCGTCAATCAAACCTGCGCAACATTCGGCAACACTCAATCCGTGGCCTGCGCCGAATGCCTGCTGGCAAGCCTTGATGGACCTGAACGTCGGTTGTCTGGGCGGCTGCGTGCTGGTCAGTGGCGAACCGCGCCTGCTGCAGGCCGGCCTGAACGCCGGGCTGTGGACCATCGGCCTCGCCTCCTGCGGCTCGCTGTGCGGCCTGGCACCGGGCGAATGGCAAGCGCTGAGCCAGAGAGAACGCGAACAACTGCGTGGCAAGGCGACGATGCAGCTATTCGGCCTCGGCGTGCATTCGGTGATCGATCACTTGGGCGAGCTCGACACCTGTCTCGCCGACATCAGCCTGCGCCGGCTCAAAGGCGAAAAGCCCTGA
- a CDS encoding DUF4404 family protein gives MPAQELQKQLDTLREQLEQNPPLSEAEREDLHALMAQIESEIQLETATQDASIADGVNLAVDRFELEHPAIAGTLRNIVNALGSMGI, from the coding sequence ATGCCCGCCCAAGAACTGCAAAAACAGCTCGATACCCTGCGCGAGCAGCTGGAGCAGAATCCGCCGCTGTCGGAAGCCGAGCGTGAGGATTTGCATGCGCTGATGGCGCAGATTGAATCCGAAATTCAACTGGAGACTGCCACACAAGACGCCAGCATCGCTGACGGCGTCAATCTGGCGGTTGATCGCTTTGAACTCGAACACCCGGCCATTGCCGGCACCTTGCGCAATATCGTTAATGCGCTGGGCAGCATGGGGATCTGA
- the queF gene encoding NADPH-dependent 7-cyano-7-deazaguanine reductase QueF (Catalyzes the NADPH-dependent reduction of 7-cyano-7-deazaguanine (preQ0) to 7-aminomethyl-7-deazaguanine (preQ1) in queuosine biosynthesis) yields MHPAAEHSPLGKSSEYIATYTPSLLFPIPRTAKWAELGLTAETLPYKGVDFWNCFELSWLLPSGKPVVAIGEFSIPADSPNIIESKSFKLYLNSLNQTAFADVAALEATLVKDLSAAAGKPVGVRVRSLKDVEAEGVVALPGVCIDDLDISVSNYEHPRPELLRCDDSRIVEETVYSHLLKSNCPVTSQPDWGSVVVEYRGSALDHASLLEYIVSFRQHSDFHEQCVERIFLDLQRLLKPEKLTVFARYVRRGGLDINPYRSTESVQLPNHRLVRQ; encoded by the coding sequence ATGCATCCCGCAGCCGAACACTCGCCGCTGGGCAAATCCAGCGAATACATCGCCACGTACACGCCGTCCCTGCTGTTCCCGATTCCGCGCACCGCGAAATGGGCCGAGCTGGGTCTGACCGCCGAAACCCTGCCGTATAAAGGTGTGGATTTCTGGAACTGCTTCGAGCTGTCGTGGCTGTTGCCGTCGGGCAAACCGGTGGTGGCGATTGGCGAATTCAGCATTCCGGCGGACTCGCCGAACATCATCGAATCGAAGTCGTTCAAGTTGTATTTGAACTCGCTGAACCAGACCGCGTTTGCCGACGTTGCTGCATTGGAAGCAACACTGGTCAAGGATTTGTCGGCCGCCGCCGGCAAACCGGTGGGCGTGCGGGTTCGCAGCCTGAAGGATGTTGAAGCGGAGGGCGTCGTGGCGCTGCCGGGCGTGTGCATCGACGATCTGGATATCAGCGTCAGCAACTATGAACATCCGCGCCCGGAACTGTTGCGCTGCGATGATTCGCGGATTGTCGAGGAGACGGTGTATAGCCATCTGCTCAAATCCAATTGCCCGGTGACCAGTCAGCCGGACTGGGGCAGCGTGGTGGTGGAATATCGCGGCTCGGCGCTGGATCATGCCAGTCTGCTGGAATATATCGTCAGCTTCCGCCAGCACTCTGACTTCCATGAGCAGTGTGTGGAGCGGATTTTCCTTGATCTGCAACGACTGCTGAAGCCAGAAAAGCTGACGGTATTTGCCCGTTACGTGCGTCGCGGTGGTCTGGATATCAACCCGTATCGCAGCACCGAAAGCGTACAGCTGCCGAATCACCGCCTGGTGCGCCAATAA
- the copI gene encoding copper-resistant cuproprotein CopI: MFLRQSLTLAACLLALSSPVWAAPAHNYDFGQPAPAAKATRSIEVVMGDMSFDPKAIQIKAGETVRFVLVNKGQLLHEFNLGDAAMHARHQQEMLQMQQNGMLTPTGMKEMSHDMAGMDHAAMGHGMKHDDPNSVLVEPGKSAELTWTFSKATSLEFACNIPGHYQAGMVGKLTVSQ; encoded by the coding sequence ATGTTTTTACGCCAATCCCTGACGTTGGCTGCCTGTCTGTTGGCGTTGAGTTCACCAGTGTGGGCCGCGCCGGCACACAACTACGACTTCGGCCAGCCAGCGCCTGCCGCCAAAGCCACGCGCAGCATCGAAGTGGTGATGGGTGATATGTCGTTTGATCCGAAAGCCATTCAGATCAAGGCCGGTGAGACCGTTCGTTTTGTGCTGGTGAATAAAGGCCAGTTGTTGCACGAATTCAACCTCGGCGACGCGGCGATGCACGCCAGACACCAGCAGGAAATGTTGCAGATGCAGCAAAACGGCATGCTTACGCCTACCGGCATGAAGGAAATGTCCCACGACATGGCCGGCATGGATCACGCAGCGATGGGCCATGGCATGAAGCACGATGATCCGAACAGCGTGTTGGTCGAGCCAGGTAAATCCGCCGAGCTGACCTGGACCTTCAGCAAGGCCACCAGCCTGGAATTCGCCTGCAATATTCCCGGGCATTATCAGGCGGGCATGGTCGGCAAACTGACTGTCAGTCAGTAA